Proteins from one Thermobifida alba genomic window:
- a CDS encoding DUF2804 domain-containing protein, whose protein sequence is MPTHEKEITAPVDLCTPDGRLNPAAVGWSRTPLHRCNLRGWGRTKRWEYWCVTTPTHLVALTVSSLDYLALTSVYLLDYGPHRSTPRETSVTALSPLARGVRLPRDLDAAETLATGRINARITPDHGATRLRFDCRTPHGPLTADLAAVLPAGHETLSVVVPWDDRRFQYTSKHTARPAHGTVRLGETVYDFTDAWAVLDHGRGRWPYSTHWHWGAASGRTDGHTVGLQLGGTWTRGTGMTENAVCVDGRLTKIGTELRWHHPDNSRPWHLSTPDSDQVDLVFTPFHERVDSTDAVLLRNHTRQCFGHYSGTVRTDDGTPIRVDRLLGWAEEVRMRW, encoded by the coding sequence ATGCCCACCCACGAGAAGGAGATCACCGCACCGGTCGACCTGTGCACCCCCGACGGCCGTCTCAACCCCGCCGCGGTCGGCTGGTCCCGAACCCCGCTGCACCGCTGCAACCTGCGGGGATGGGGCCGCACCAAACGCTGGGAGTACTGGTGCGTGACCACCCCCACCCACCTGGTCGCCCTCACCGTCAGCAGCCTCGACTACCTCGCTCTGACCAGCGTCTACCTCCTGGACTACGGCCCGCACCGGTCCACGCCCCGCGAAACCTCCGTCACCGCGCTGTCCCCGCTGGCGCGCGGCGTGCGCCTGCCCCGCGACCTGGACGCGGCCGAGACGCTGGCCACCGGCAGGATCAACGCCCGCATCACTCCCGACCACGGCGCCACCCGCCTGCGGTTCGACTGCCGCACCCCCCACGGTCCCCTCACCGCGGACCTGGCCGCCGTCCTGCCCGCGGGACACGAGACCCTCAGCGTCGTCGTGCCCTGGGACGACCGCCGTTTCCAGTACACCTCCAAGCACACCGCCCGCCCCGCCCACGGCACCGTCCGCCTCGGCGAGACCGTCTACGACTTCACCGACGCCTGGGCGGTCCTCGACCACGGCCGCGGCCGCTGGCCCTACTCCACGCACTGGCACTGGGGTGCGGCCTCCGGCCGCACCGACGGGCACACGGTCGGCCTGCAGCTCGGCGGCACCTGGACCCGGGGCACCGGCATGACCGAGAACGCGGTGTGCGTCGACGGCCGCCTCACCAAGATCGGCACCGAACTGCGCTGGCACCACCCCGACAACAGCCGGCCCTGGCACCTGAGCACCCCCGACTCCGACCAGGTCGACCTGGTCTTCACCCCCTTCCACGAACGCGTCGACTCCACCGACGCCGTCCTGCTGCGCAACCACACCCGCCAGTGCTTCGGCCACTACAGCGGCACCGTCCGCACCGACGACGGCACCCCCATCCGCGTGGACCGCCTGCTCGGCTGGGCCGAAGAGGTCCGCATGCGCTGGTGA
- a CDS encoding RDD family protein codes for MGQPPAFEHPPAQQYPAFSPGPAAPHGPFPAPQAPVWPPPAPFGRRLGAYAIDGVICLFLFLAVYLTVGVGGAVTMSSYVGSEGLAALMVLLAFLLAPLSCFCYFWLPTGRSGQTLGKRFLKIKVVDAATGQPPSPGKAFGRTAVMFLLNLLSVGTVLNAVLTVIDEPQQRSLHDRAATTRVVPA; via the coding sequence ATGGGCCAGCCCCCGGCCTTCGAACACCCCCCTGCACAGCAGTACCCGGCCTTTTCTCCCGGACCCGCCGCACCCCACGGCCCCTTCCCCGCGCCCCAGGCCCCCGTGTGGCCGCCGCCGGCCCCCTTCGGCCGCCGCCTCGGGGCCTACGCCATCGACGGCGTGATCTGTCTGTTCCTGTTCCTCGCGGTCTACCTGACCGTGGGCGTGGGGGGAGCCGTCACCATGTCGAGCTACGTGGGCAGCGAGGGCCTGGCCGCGCTCATGGTCCTCCTCGCCTTCCTCCTGGCCCCGTTGTCCTGCTTCTGCTATTTCTGGCTCCCCACCGGACGCAGCGGGCAGACGCTCGGCAAGCGGTTCCTCAAGATCAAGGTGGTGGACGCGGCCACCGGGCAACCCCCCTCCCCGGGCAAGGCGTTCGGCCGCACCGCCGTGATGTTCCTGCTGAACCTGCTGTCCGTGGGGACCGTCCTCAACGCCGTCCTCACCGTCATCGACGAACCCCAGCAGCGTTCCCTGCACGACCGCGCCGCCACCACCCGGGTCGTCCCGGCCTGA
- a CDS encoding sigma-70 family RNA polymerase sigma factor yields MDVNEFVTEQFEEHRARLRAVAYRMLGSLDEADDAVQEAWLRLNRTDTDVIDNLGGWLTTVVGRVCLDMLRARTARREDPLRLRLPDPVVSRDDGDTPEQQALVADAVGLALLVVLDSLSPAERLAFVLHDLFGVPFAQIADIVDRSPDAAKKLASRARQRLRGTVPPTRPDPTRQREVVEAFLAAARGGDFAALLSVLAPDVVLRADTGEGGVRSIVGAAAVAGQASAYHRGPGAACDVEVVLVNGAVGLADFEEGKLRSVLGFTVVDGRITAIDLLADPRRLARVDLGLG; encoded by the coding sequence GTGGACGTGAACGAGTTCGTGACCGAGCAGTTCGAGGAGCACCGGGCCCGCCTCAGGGCGGTGGCCTACCGGATGCTCGGTTCCCTCGACGAGGCCGACGACGCCGTGCAGGAGGCGTGGCTGCGGCTCAACCGGACCGACACCGACGTCATCGACAACCTGGGCGGCTGGTTGACCACGGTGGTCGGCCGGGTGTGCCTGGACATGCTCCGTGCCCGCACCGCCCGACGTGAGGACCCGTTGCGGCTGCGTCTACCCGATCCGGTGGTCAGCCGCGACGACGGCGACACCCCCGAGCAGCAGGCGCTGGTCGCCGACGCGGTCGGGTTGGCGCTGCTGGTGGTGCTGGACTCCCTGAGTCCCGCCGAGCGGTTGGCGTTCGTGCTGCACGACCTGTTCGGGGTGCCGTTCGCGCAGATCGCCGACATCGTCGACCGTTCCCCGGACGCCGCCAAGAAGCTCGCCAGCCGCGCGCGGCAGCGTCTGCGGGGCACGGTGCCGCCCACCCGACCGGATCCGACCCGCCAGCGCGAGGTCGTCGAGGCGTTCCTGGCGGCGGCGCGCGGCGGCGACTTCGCCGCGCTGCTGTCCGTCCTCGCCCCCGACGTGGTGCTGCGGGCCGACACCGGGGAGGGCGGGGTGCGCAGCATCGTCGGTGCCGCGGCCGTGGCCGGGCAGGCCTCCGCCTACCACCGGGGTCCCGGTGCGGCGTGCGACGTGGAGGTGGTCCTGGTCAACGGAGCCGTCGGCCTCGCGGACTTCGAGGAGGGGAAGCTGCGGTCGGTGCTGGGGTTCACCGTCGTCGACGGCAGGATCACCGCCATCGACCTGCTGGCCGATCCGCGGCGTCTGGCCCGTGTCGACCTGGGCCTCGGCTAG
- a CDS encoding DsbA family protein has protein sequence MRGPAALVAVLLLVAVAAVVRVTGEGDGGAPAPPTAASPSDGASPPVVRGPLPPEVDPQLVLGTQEAPVTMVVFSDYQCPYCATFATEQQPALVDGYVANGTLRLVWRDYPYLGEESVRAAVAARAAARQGRYWDYHEALYADDAWRADGASQQSLVRLAAETGLDADRFAADLADPALREAVQADFDFALGLGVPGTPAFLINGTAFFGAQPVEAFEERIEAALEQD, from the coding sequence ATGCGCGGCCCCGCCGCGCTCGTGGCGGTGTTGCTGCTGGTCGCGGTGGCCGCGGTGGTCCGCGTCACCGGGGAGGGGGACGGCGGGGCCCCGGCTCCGCCCACGGCGGCGTCCCCGTCGGACGGTGCGTCGCCGCCCGTGGTGCGGGGACCACTGCCGCCTGAGGTCGACCCGCAGCTGGTGCTGGGAACGCAGGAGGCCCCGGTGACCATGGTGGTCTTCAGCGACTACCAGTGCCCCTACTGTGCGACGTTCGCCACCGAGCAGCAGCCGGCGCTGGTCGACGGCTACGTGGCGAACGGGACACTGCGTCTGGTCTGGCGCGACTACCCCTATCTGGGCGAGGAGTCAGTGCGTGCGGCGGTGGCGGCCCGCGCGGCCGCACGCCAGGGCCGCTACTGGGACTACCACGAGGCCCTGTACGCCGACGACGCCTGGCGGGCGGACGGGGCCTCACAGCAGAGCCTGGTGCGTCTGGCGGCCGAGACGGGGCTGGACGCCGACCGGTTCGCCGCGGACCTGGCCGATCCCGCGCTGCGTGAGGCGGTGCAGGCCGACTTCGACTTCGCGCTCGGCCTGGGGGTGCCGGGCACCCCGGCGTTCCTGATCAACGGCACGGCGTTCTTCGGGGCCCAGCCGGTGGAGGCGTTCGAGGAGCGGATCGAGGCGGCGTTGGAGCAGGACTGA
- a CDS encoding DMT family transporter has protein sequence MPPSAPRSWPALAAAGVTVLLWASAFVSIRDAGASYSPGALALGRLLSGSTVLVALLLATRTGWPPRAAWPGIATSGVLWFGGYMVALNWGEQLVDAGTAAMVVNLGPVLITLLGAVLLGEGLPRPLLWGTAVAFAGAVVVGVSTAEVGRAPVAGVLLCLVAALTYAVGVVAQKPALRHATALQVSAFGCLVGTLVCLPFAGLLVEEVARAPLRATLNMVYLGVFPTAVAFTTWAFALARMPAGRLGVTTYLVPVLVVALSWLLLDEVPRPLALLGGALCLAGVALSRRAAASPAPSTRRGEAAGRTP, from the coding sequence ATGCCCCCTTCCGCACCGCGCTCCTGGCCCGCCCTGGCGGCTGCCGGAGTCACCGTCCTGCTGTGGGCCTCGGCCTTCGTCTCCATCCGCGACGCCGGAGCCTCCTACTCGCCCGGCGCCCTGGCCCTGGGCCGTCTGCTGTCCGGTTCGACGGTGCTGGTGGCCCTGCTGCTGGCCACCCGCACCGGTTGGCCGCCGCGCGCGGCCTGGCCGGGCATCGCGACCTCGGGCGTGCTGTGGTTCGGCGGGTACATGGTCGCGTTGAACTGGGGCGAGCAGCTGGTCGACGCGGGCACCGCCGCGATGGTGGTCAACCTGGGCCCGGTGCTGATCACGCTGCTCGGCGCCGTCCTGCTGGGCGAGGGGCTGCCCCGGCCGCTGCTGTGGGGCACGGCCGTGGCCTTCGCCGGCGCGGTGGTGGTGGGTGTCTCCACCGCCGAGGTGGGCCGCGCCCCCGTGGCCGGCGTGCTGCTGTGCCTGGTGGCGGCCCTCACCTACGCGGTGGGCGTGGTCGCCCAGAAACCCGCGCTGCGTCACGCCACCGCGCTGCAGGTCTCGGCGTTCGGCTGCCTGGTGGGCACGCTGGTCTGCCTGCCCTTCGCCGGACTGCTGGTGGAGGAGGTGGCGCGGGCACCGCTGAGGGCGACGCTGAACATGGTCTACCTGGGCGTGTTCCCCACCGCGGTCGCGTTCACCACCTGGGCCTTCGCGTTGGCGCGCATGCCCGCCGGACGGTTGGGCGTCACCACCTACCTGGTTCCTGTGCTGGTGGTGGCACTGTCGTGGCTCCTGCTGGACGAGGTGCCCCGGCCGCTGGCGCTGCTGGGCGGGGCGCTGTGCCTGGCGGGTGTGGCACTGTCGCGGCGCGCGGCTGCCTCCCCCGCCCCCTCGACGAGGAGGGGGGAGGCAGCCGGGCGCACGCCCTGA
- a CDS encoding FAD-binding oxidoreductase, whose protein sequence is MSAPDLATAVRGTVLRPGDDGFAAAARAWNLAVEQPVAAVVEAADADDVAALVRYARRTGLSVAAQPNGHGASGDTDGVILLRTGRLDGVEVDPDRRTARLGAGVRWEQVQRAAAPHGLTGLAGSMPRVSVVGYTLGGGLSWFGRAHGWASDSVRSFDIVDADGGRARVDTASDPDLFWALRGGGGDFALVTAVEIDLHPAPGLYGGRLVWPAERTAEVFEVFREITETAPRELSVWFQRLQFPDAPPLVAVDAAYLGGDTEAGKAALARLDGIGGAITDTRTVLSADRLGEITAEPTDPVPGLGHAELLCGLDEQTVRAVVDSPVAPLLTIQVRHLGGALAEPRPGGGARGPVAEPYLLYLIGLGLPHLREAVAGRMTELVEALDGRTGTAKPYTFLAPGERAADAFDAPTLDRLRTIKQDRDPHGVFRANFPVLR, encoded by the coding sequence ATGTCCGCACCCGACCTCGCCACCGCGGTCCGCGGTACCGTGCTGCGTCCCGGCGACGACGGTTTCGCCGCAGCGGCCCGCGCCTGGAACCTGGCGGTGGAGCAGCCGGTGGCCGCCGTGGTGGAGGCCGCCGACGCCGACGACGTCGCCGCCCTGGTGCGCTACGCCCGCCGCACCGGCCTGTCCGTGGCCGCCCAGCCCAACGGTCACGGCGCCTCCGGCGACACCGACGGGGTGATCCTGCTGCGCACCGGCCGCCTCGACGGCGTGGAGGTGGACCCCGACCGGCGCACCGCCCGCCTCGGCGCGGGAGTCCGCTGGGAACAGGTGCAGCGAGCCGCGGCACCGCACGGCCTGACCGGCCTGGCCGGCAGCATGCCCCGCGTCAGCGTGGTCGGCTACACCCTGGGCGGCGGCCTGTCCTGGTTCGGTCGCGCCCACGGCTGGGCGTCCGACTCGGTCCGCTCCTTCGACATCGTCGACGCCGACGGCGGCCGGGCACGGGTCGACACCGCGAGCGACCCCGACCTGTTCTGGGCGCTGCGCGGCGGCGGAGGCGACTTCGCCCTGGTCACCGCCGTCGAGATCGACCTGCACCCCGCGCCGGGCCTGTACGGCGGACGCCTGGTGTGGCCCGCCGAGCGCACCGCCGAGGTGTTCGAGGTGTTCCGCGAGATCACCGAGACCGCGCCACGCGAACTGTCGGTGTGGTTCCAGCGGCTCCAGTTCCCCGACGCCCCGCCCCTGGTGGCCGTGGACGCCGCCTACCTGGGGGGGGACACCGAGGCAGGCAAGGCGGCGCTGGCCCGCCTGGACGGCATCGGCGGCGCGATCACCGACACGCGCACCGTGCTGTCGGCGGACCGCCTGGGCGAGATCACCGCCGAACCCACCGACCCCGTGCCGGGGCTGGGGCACGCCGAACTGCTCTGCGGACTGGACGAGCAGACGGTGCGGGCCGTGGTCGACAGCCCGGTCGCACCGCTGCTCACCATCCAGGTACGGCACCTGGGCGGCGCACTGGCCGAGCCCCGGCCCGGCGGCGGCGCGCGCGGCCCGGTCGCCGAACCCTACCTGCTGTACCTGATCGGCCTGGGCCTGCCGCACCTGCGCGAGGCCGTGGCCGGGCGGATGACCGAACTGGTGGAGGCACTCGACGGTCGCACCGGCACGGCCAAGCCCTACACCTTCCTGGCACCGGGAGAGCGGGCCGCCGACGCCTTCGACGCCCCCACCCTGGACCGGTTGCGCACGATCAAGCAGGACCGCGACCCGCACGGGGTGTTCCGGGCGAACTTCCCGGTCCTGCGTTGA